From Mustelus asterias chromosome 19, sMusAst1.hap1.1, whole genome shotgun sequence, one genomic window encodes:
- the socs2 gene encoding suppressor of cytokine signaling 2: MTYQEATDNVDSMQTESGAGAHSGTGDLEQDRISTTMADLRRTGWYWGALRANEANEKLKEASEGTFLVRDSSHRDYFLTISVKTVLGPTNLRIEYRDGKFRLDSVILMKSKLQQFDSVVHLVENYVALCRMLQNTQCLALQNRGIQLWLTKPLYVETPSLQHFCRITIHKATSEIQELPLPTKLKKYLLEYKYQV; the protein is encoded by the exons atgacttaccaggaggcaaccGACAATGTGGATTCGATGCAGACTGAGTCCGGAGCCGGAGCACACTCGGGGACCGGGGATCTTGAACAGGACCGCATTTCCACCACTATGGCGGATCTTCGGCGTACAG GATGGTATTGGGGAGCTCTTCGAGCAAATGAAGCCAACGAGAAGTTAAAAGAAGCCTCTGAAGGTACTTTTCTGGTGAGAGACAGTTCACACCGGGACTATTTTCTCACCATCTCTGTAAAAACTGTTCTGGGACCAACCAATCTGCGAATTGAATACCGAGATGGCAAGTTCAGATTGGATTCAGTTATCCTCATGAAATCAAAGCTTCAACAGTTCGATAGTGTGGTCCATTTGGTAGAAAACTATGTGGCCTTGTGTCGGATGCTACAGAACACCCAATGTCTGGCTCTTCAGAACAGAGGCATCCAGCTCTGGTTGACCAAACCATTGTACGTGGAGACACCTTCTCTGCAACATTTCTGCCGTATCACCATTCATAAAGCAACTAGCGAGATACAAGAACTGCCTTTGCCAACTAAGCTGAAGAAGTATTTGTTGGAATACAAATATCAAGTTTAA